The Eubacterium maltosivorans genome includes the window CGCTTTTCTGAACAGCTGGCATCAGACAGGCCTTAAAAATTTAATGGATCAGGCTGTTATCAATCATGTGAATATGGGAACAGCCACTGTTTTAAAAGAAGAATACCAGAAAGTGGATGAAATCCCCTTTGATTTTAACCGCCGCCGTATGAGTGTAGTGGTAACTGACCGTACCGGTAAAACTCAGATGATCACAAAAGGTGCCATTGAAGAAATGCTGAGTGTATGCAGCTTTGCAGAATATAAGGGAAAGGTTGAGCCCATCACCGAGGAGGTTCAGAATGAAATCTTAGAGCAGGTACGGCGTTATAATGATTCCGGTATGCGGGTTTTGGGTGTGGCGCAGAAGACAAATCCAGCGCCGGTCGGCGTGTTCTCGGTAGCGGATGAATCCGATATGGTACTTATCGGGTACCTGGCTTTTCTGGATCCGCCGAAAGAAAGCACTGCAGCAGCTTTGAAGGTTCTCAAAGAATATGGCGTGGGTGTTAAGGTGCTGACAGGTGACAATGAAGTGGTGACAAAAGCGATCTGCCGCCAGGTAGGTATGCCCGCCCAGAAGATACTGTTAGGCTCAGATATTGAAAAAATGGATGATAACACACTGGAAAAAGTTGTGGAGAAGACAGACATCTTTGCCAAACTTTCTCCGCTGCAAAAAGTGCGGATTGTAAAGGCCTTAAAGAGCAACGGGCACACCACAGGATTTCTGGGAGACGGGATCAATGACGCTGGCGCCATGAAAGCATCTGACGTAGGGATTTCGGTTGATACAGCTGTGGATATTGCGAGGGAATCTGCGGATATCATTCTGCTGGAAAAAGATCTGATGGTGCTGGAAGAAGGTGTGGTAGAGGGCCGCAAGACCTATGCCAACATTATAAAATATATTAAAATGACCGCAAGCTCTAATTTTGGCAATATGTTTTCTGTTTTGGCCGCCAGTATTTTTCTGCCTATGTTGCCCATGTTGCCCATGCAGCTTTTGGTGCTCAATCTGATTTATGATATTTCCTGCACGGCCATCCCGTGGGATAATGTCGATCCAGAATACTTGAAAACGCCAAGAAAATGGGACGCTTCCTCCATTGTCAAGTTTATGCTGTGGATGGGGCCTGTGAGCTCAGTATTTGATATTACAACCTATTTATTCCTGTTTTTCTACCTCTGTCCTATGGTTTTTGGCGGTGCGTTCCATACCCTCGGTCAAACGGCTCAAATAGGATTTATTGCACTGTTCCACGCAGGATGGTTTATAGAGTCACTCTGGACTCAAACACTGGTCATTCATATGATCCGTTCGCCAAAGCTGCCTTTTATCGGAAGTCATGCTTCATGGCAGCTGACAGGGTTAACCACTCTGGGGATTGCAGTCGGTACGATTTTGCCCTTTACCTTCATCGGGGCGGCGCTCGATATGGTACCGCTTCCGGGAATGTATTTTCCATTTCTCGTTATCACGGTGCTGTTGTATATGGCTCTGGTAACAATGTTGAAAAAAATATTTATACGTCGTTATGGCGAACTGCTTTGACCATATTGGGAACCTGTGTATGTGAAATAGCCTGCACAGGTTTTTTATATCAGGAAGACAGCCATTGTCTCCAGGCATATTAAATGATAAAATGTCCAGAAACAGGCCGAAAATAGAGAATGCAACCATTGGTTGACAAAATGTAAAGAAAGGTTGGTAGCTTAATAAACCATGCGTTTTCTAAAAGAAACAATGGAGGTGGAAAAATGACATTTCAAGAAAGGCTACTTCAGCTTAGAAGGCAAAAAGGGTTTTCTCAGGAGGCACTCGCGGAGCGTATGGGAGTTTCCAGACAGGCCGTTTCTAAATGGGAATCAGGATTAGCCAATCCAGATATCAATAATCTCGTTCTTTGAAGTGAAATTTTTGAAGTTTCTTTAGATGAACTCATAAAAGGTGAGGTGCCGCCGGCTTTAGAGAAAGAGGCGACGATAAAAACAGTGAAAGTTCCTAGGCGCCGCCATTATGAATACAAAAGCAAGAGTCATATTGGAGGACTTCCTTTGATTCATATAAATATTGGATGGTATGACAGACGGTTCAAGACGAACTTCAAGGCGAGGGGAATCATTGCTGTTGGTAACATTGCGACAGGTCTTATTTCAATAGGTTTGATTTCAGTGGGGATTTTTTCTTTTGGCGCGCTGAGCTTTGGTCTGCTGGTGCTTGGAGGATTAGCCCTGGGACTGGCTCTCGCCTGTGGCGGTGTGGCCGCAGGAGGAATCGCAATCGGCGGTGTGGCTCTGGGGATTTTTGCGCTCGGCGGACTGGCGGTGGGGATGTTTGCCAGCGGAGGCTGTGCCATCGCTTCCCATATAGCAGTGGGGGGGTATGCAAGAGGACATATTGCCTGTGGAGAGATAACCAGCGGCGCGCGGATTGCGGAGCGGTATATCGGCGGCAGCGGCAAAGTTATTGACAGTGAGATGATGGTACTGGCCATCAAGCAGGAATTTACAGAAATGTGGTTGCGGTTCCGGGAGCTTTTGATAAAGCTTTATGGCGGGTGGTAAGGAGTTAAAAATGAAAATATACATTGTTGATTCATTCACAGAAAAGCGTTTTTGTGGTAATCAGGCAGGAGTTGTTCTTCTCGAAAGCGGAAAGGATTTTCCCGAGCCGGACTATATGCGGCAGTTGGCCGCAGAGTTACGTTATTCTGAAACAGCCTTTATAAAGAAACTGGAAAAAGAAGTTTTTAAGCTGAGGTATTTTACACCGATGCAGGAGGTAGAACTTTGCGGACATGCAACAATCGCGGCCTTTACTGTTTTGCATAAGGAGGGAGTTATTAAAGCCGGAAGCTGCAGAGCAGAGACAATGGCCGGCGACCTTGAGGTTAAAGTGTCTGAAAAAGATATCTGGATGGAAATGGCGGTGCCGAGAATCATTAAAATTTTTGATCAGGAAGAGAGTGAAGCCCTTTATACCTCACTGTCACTCGATAAATACGACGCGCCAGAAGCGATGATCCCTCAGATTATAAACACTGGCCTCAGTGATATTATGCTCCCAGTCAAAAATCAAAAGGCATTGGAAGCAGCGGTTTTAAAGGCTCAGGAAGTTTCACTGTTATCTGCGGCCTATAGCGTGACGGGGATACATCTTTTCTGTCTGGAAAAGGATATCGAAATCACTGCCCGGTGCCGCAATTTTGCCCCCGTCTGCGGAATTGACGAGGAATCTGCTACAGGCACCTCCAATGGCGCGCTGACCTGGTATCTCAGGCAGTATGGCATTGTAAAGCCCAATGAGATCAATCGTTTTGTTCAGGGAGAAGCTATGGGAAAGCCTTCGGTGATTAAAACAATTTTTGATGAAAAAGAAGGAAAACCACGCATTCGGGTTGGCGGCGCAGCGGTCATTGTACTTAAAGGAGCGCTTGTTTAGATTAATAATAAAGAGAAAAAGAGATGATGTGCTGTTTTGCCACATCATCTCTTTTTTAATCTGCCGGAATCAGTTCAATACTTTGAAAAATTTTACGCGAAGCCAGCGTGATGGCAATGGCAATAAGACCGGTACCAAAAATAACAGTCCAGGGAGCTCTGCCGAATATTTTAAACAGAAAACCGTAGAGAGCCTGCCCGATTGGTTGTGAACAGACTGAAATTGCCATGATAAAAGACATTACCTTTCCAATTAAGTTTTCCGGTGTAATGATCTGCACATAAGACATCATCATCACCGTAAAAATGGAGGCCAGAGCCATGAGTGACATTCCAAAAAAGGTGATGACCGCGTAGCTGACCATCGACGGCAGTCCGAGCAGAAGTACCAGACCCATCGGGAGAACACAAAGCGCAGAACCGGCTAGAATGAGGTGGGCCTTGTCTTGGGTGAGCTTATCCGAGAGAAGACTGACAAGAATACCGCCGAGCAGCGCTCCGGCCATCATGATTCCTTGAGCGATACCGTAAAGCTGGCTGGAGAGGCCAAGATTAATGGTGATGACTGTGGGCATCCCTATTATGAACATGGAGGTGATAAAAAGGTTAAAGGCACAGACGACAAGCAGAGCTTTAAAAATAACAGGCTGTCGATACAGAATAAAGTTTAGACTATCTCGCATATCGCCTTTGACAATCGACAAAACAGAGCTTTCGGCCGGACGCTTTTTATAGGGCATATGAATAAAAACTTCCATAACCGCAGAGAGGAAGAAGCTGATGCCGCCGATAAAAATAATAGGTGTCAGACCAAAAAAACCATAGAGCATACCGCCAAAGACAGGGCCCAGAAGCGAAGAGAGAGACTGCACCTGATTGACAACAGCATTGGATTTCATAAGGTTTTCTGAGGAAGAAAGCAGAGGAATGCTGGACTGGACGGAGGGGCTGTAAAACGACTGAATAATGGAGAGCAGTACCATCATAACGCCAATCAAAACCACCGCTTGATCAGGAATAAAAACAAGGCCAAAGATAATGACAATTCCTGAGGTGATAAAATCTAAAACGACCATAATATTCCGGCGGTTTACACGGTCTGCGATAATACCGCCGATGGGGGACAGCAGGGCCATCGGGATCATTGATATGGCCATGATCGAGCCGAAAACAGCCGATGAGCCTGTAAGGTTAAGCAGATAAAGCGGCAGGGCAAAGCGCAAAAT containing:
- a CDS encoding MFS transporter, yielding MNTKSKLFNRDFTLVVIGQIISLFGNAILRFALPLYLLNLTGSSAVFGSIMAISMIPMALLSPIGGIIADRVNRRNIMVVLDFITSGIVIIFGLVFIPDQAVVLIGVMMVLLSIIQSFYSPSVQSSIPLLSSSENLMKSNAVVNQVQSLSSLLGPVFGGMLYGFFGLTPIIFIGGISFFLSAVMEVFIHMPYKKRPAESSVLSIVKGDMRDSLNFILYRQPVIFKALLVVCAFNLFITSMFIIGMPTVITINLGLSSQLYGIAQGIMMAGALLGGILVSLLSDKLTQDKAHLILAGSALCVLPMGLVLLLGLPSMVSYAVITFFGMSLMALASIFTVMMMSYVQIITPENLIGKVMSFIMAISVCSQPIGQALYGFLFKIFGRAPWTVIFGTGLIAIAITLASRKIFQSIELIPAD
- a CDS encoding helix-turn-helix domain-containing protein; protein product: MTFQERLLQLRRQKGFSQEALAERMGVSRQAVSKWESGLANPDINNLVL
- the mgtA gene encoding magnesium-translocating P-type ATPase, with protein sequence MKVISNNAKDRLLEAAVTEEKALIKVYGAGSYNEEKASEMREAYGENKLSRHQSDSVLKRIFDAFVNPFTIILIVLALVSFVTDVAMAPPGEKDPVFVIIVGVMVLISGSLRFFQEQKSDRAAERLGEMVETTAAVDRSPAGKAEIPLDEIVVGDIIYLAAGDMVPADVRILNARDLFISQSSLTGESEAVEKYGSPVENAEDDPLSCNNLAFMGTNVVSGSAKALVLAVGDDTIFGSIASQLSPKQQNTSFDKGVNSVSWVLIRFMLVMVPLVFFANGLTKGDWTEAFLFAISVAVGLTPEMLPMIVSANLAKSAVAMSKKKVIVKNLSAIQNFGAMDVLCTDKTGTLTQDKVVLEYPLDIHGNEDDRVMRHAFLNSWHQTGLKNLMDQAVINHVNMGTATVLKEEYQKVDEIPFDFNRRRMSVVVTDRTGKTQMITKGAIEEMLSVCSFAEYKGKVEPITEEVQNEILEQVRRYNDSGMRVLGVAQKTNPAPVGVFSVADESDMVLIGYLAFLDPPKESTAAALKVLKEYGVGVKVLTGDNEVVTKAICRQVGMPAQKILLGSDIEKMDDNTLEKVVEKTDIFAKLSPLQKVRIVKALKSNGHTTGFLGDGINDAGAMKASDVGISVDTAVDIARESADIILLEKDLMVLEEGVVEGRKTYANIIKYIKMTASSNFGNMFSVLAASIFLPMLPMLPMQLLVLNLIYDISCTAIPWDNVDPEYLKTPRKWDASSIVKFMLWMGPVSSVFDITTYLFLFFYLCPMVFGGAFHTLGQTAQIGFIALFHAGWFIESLWTQTLVIHMIRSPKLPFIGSHASWQLTGLTTLGIAVGTILPFTFIGAALDMVPLPGMYFPFLVITVLLYMALVTMLKKIFIRRYGELL
- a CDS encoding PhzF family phenazine biosynthesis protein, with the translated sequence MKIYIVDSFTEKRFCGNQAGVVLLESGKDFPEPDYMRQLAAELRYSETAFIKKLEKEVFKLRYFTPMQEVELCGHATIAAFTVLHKEGVIKAGSCRAETMAGDLEVKVSEKDIWMEMAVPRIIKIFDQEESEALYTSLSLDKYDAPEAMIPQIINTGLSDIMLPVKNQKALEAAVLKAQEVSLLSAAYSVTGIHLFCLEKDIEITARCRNFAPVCGIDEESATGTSNGALTWYLRQYGIVKPNEINRFVQGEAMGKPSVIKTIFDEKEGKPRIRVGGAAVIVLKGALV